The genomic region GTACCGCCGATAGAAACGGCACCCCAACCTGCGCTTCACGAATTGGTCCAGCTCGTTGAGGTACACGTTGGCCCAGAACTGACTGGTCAGGTTTCCGATCGGCAGGCCGCAGGCGTTGTCATAGCCGAACAAGGTCTTCTGCGCCGCGATCGAATAGTGCGGCGGCGGGGCACCCGCCGCGGCCCCGCCTTGAAGCGGTAATCGGCGGTCGGATCGTGGCAGAGGATCACCGCGGTGAGCCAGCGGAGATCACGTGCCATCGGCCCTCCGCTTCCAGGTTGCTGACCTGAAACTCGCCCGCTGTCTCAGCGCCATCGCCCCACCCGCATCCCTTCCCGTGTCGCTCCCTCTCCCCGCATCTCTACGACTCCGCTCCCTCTCCCCGCATCGTCGTGCGGGGAGAGGGCTGGGGTGAGGGGTTCTGAAATCGTACGCCGGCTGCACGCTACTGGAGACGAAGAGATCACCACCGAAGTGCACGAAGAGGATTCGCTGAACAAGTGTGATCTTCGTGCTCTTGGCGTCCTTCGTGGTACCGGAAACGCACGAGCCCCTCACCCCGGCCCTCTCCCCGCAAAAAATGCGGGGAGAGGGAGGAACCTTCCCCGTTCGGCCCAGAGCCGATCACAAGCCGCCGCGCACCGCCCGAACCTTGAAGCCATTGTACTTCTGGATGTTGGGTTGGCCGTCGGCGTCCGGCCCGTCGATGGCAGCCGCCGCCGCGTCGAGGCCGGCGATCGCGTCGCTGATCTTATTCGGGTCGGTCGCCGGCGGGGTGAGCGTCGTCATCACGGCGCGCACGGCGGCAAGCCATTCGAGTGCGCGCGGGTACTGGGTCGAGATCGCCGCGCGCGCGGCACAGGTCTGCGACGCGGTGATGCAGTCGAGCCATTCGGCCAGTGAATCGACCGAGCCGTCGCCGCCGAACCAGGCGCACCAGCCGTTGAGGTCTTGCGCCTGCAACGGCTCCGTCACGCCCGCCCCGGGCCCTAGGATGTCGGCAACCGTGTGGGTGTTGTTCCCGCCCGGGACGCACTTGGCGTTGATCGAGTTGGCGAGCTTCTCGCTCAGGCTGTAATAGGCGGCGCGTGAGTCCTCGAGGTAGCGGAATTGCAGAACACAGCTCGACGCCACGGTCGCATTGAGCGGATCGTTGTCCTTGACCACCTTCGAGGCGATCGACTGCAAGCAGGTGCCGGCGGCGTTGACGTAGTTCGTCAGATACGTCTTCGCCGCGGTGCGCACCGTGCTCTGGCAGGTGTTGAGGCTGGTCTCCGGCGGCGGCGGTACCGCGCCCGCGACCCCGCTGCCCAGCAACACCGCGGCGGC from Deltaproteobacteria bacterium harbors:
- a CDS encoding RNA-directed DNA polymerase, with product MFGYDNACGLPIGNLTSQFWANVYLNELDQFVKRRLGCRFYRRYVDEVILLAEDPERLRCRRD